The nucleotide window TTGCCTATCTGGAACGCAAGGGTTTTGAGGTGCTGGTCTTTTCCCCCACCACCGACACCCCGGCCATACGGGATTATGCCGGCACCCTGGTTTCGGTTCCCTCGATCCCGGTACCGGGCCGCAGGGAATACCGGATTGCCCTTGGACTGACAAAATCCATCCGCCAGCGCCTGGACGACTTTGAGCCGGATATCATCCATCTGTCCGCGCCGGACTTTCTGGGCTATGCCGCCCAGAAATACGGCCGGGAACACGGCTTGCCGGTCGTGGCCTCGTTTCATACCCGTTATGAAACCTACCTGCAGTATTACGGTTTCGGCTGGGCGGAAAAATACCTGTTGAAATATCTCAGACATTTCTATCAGCGTTGCGATCATGTGTACGTGCCGGCCGACTCTGTCGGCGAAATTCTGCGGGAAAACGACCTTGCCCGTGATATCCGGATCTGGAGCCGCGGGGTCGACACCAACCTGTTTAACCCGGAAAAACGGGACCTGAACTGGCGGCAGTCGCTGGATATCCAGAACGATGAAGTGGTCATCTCCTTTGTCGGACGTCTGGTGCTGGAAAAAGGACTTGATGTGCTGGCTGATTTTTCAGAACGCCTTGACCGACGCGGCCTCGCCCACCGTATCCTGATTGTCGGCGACGGCCCGGCCCGGCAAAAACTGGAAAAGATGATGCCGAACGCCATATTTACCGGCTTCCTGCACAAGGAAGAGTTGGCCAGGGCCTATGCGTCCTCGGATATATTCTTCAATCCCAGCATCACAGAAGCTTTCGGCAATGTCACTCTGGAGGCCATGGCCTGTGGCCTGCCGGCAATATGCGCTGATGCCACTGGCAGTCGCTGTCTGGTGAAGGAAGGAGAAACCGGCTACCTGATTGACCCGGCAGACCGGGAAGCGTATGTCGACGCAGCCGAAAGGCTAATCAGCTCTCCTAACCTGCGGACTGTCATGCGCCTTGCAGCCCGGGTCAATGCCTTGCGGTTTGACTGGGAGAATATCATGCAGACCCTGCTCGGCCACTATATCGAGATCCTCGATCTGCCCGACGAAACCCGGGACCAGGTGATCCCGGCAATCCCGATTGTGGCAGATCCCCTGCCGGGAAGCCTCGGCTCATGAAGCTTGTGGATATTGCCGAGTTCTACAGCGAACAGGGCGGCGGTGTACGCACCTATATCCATCAGAAGCTGCAGGCGGCAGCAGAGCTCGGTCATGACTGTGTCATCATCGCGCCCGGCCCTGAAAACCGCGAAGAAGAGCGACCCGGCGGACGCATCATCTGGGTTGAGGCACCGCCCATCCCGGTGGATAAACGCTACCACCTGTTCTGGAAATCGGACGAGGTATTCCGGATACTGGACCGGGAACAGCCTGATGTTGTTGAAGGCTCTTCTCCCTGGCGGGGCGGCTGGATCGCCGCCAAATGGCCGGGTGAAACTGTGAAGTCCTTTTTCTTCCACCAGGACCCGGTCGCCGTCTATCCTCATACTTTCCTGGACGGTCTTTTCGGCTCCGAAACAATTGACCGGATGTTTTTCTGGTTCTGGGCCTACCTTCGCAAGCTCGGCCGCCATTTTGACACCACCATTGTCGCCGGCGACTGGCTGGCCCAGAGACTGAAGAAATTCGGACTGGACAATGCCCACGCCATTCCCCTGGGAATCGACGGCACCGCCTTCTCCCCGGAGAAACGGTCAGAGGAGCTGCGCCAGGAACTGCTGCAGAAATGCGGTATCACCGATCCGGACGGCAAACTGTTTGTCTCCGTCAGCCGCCATCATCCGGAAAAGCGGATCGGCTGCATGATCAAAGCCATCGACAAGGTCAACCGGGTGCGCCCGGCCGGACTCTATCTGATCGGCAACGGCCCGTCCCGGCAATCTGTCGACCGGCTGGCCCGGCGTCATACGGGATCTTTCGTCGCCGGTTTCGAAAAAGACCGGGACCGTCTGGCCGCCATTCTGGCCAGCGCCGACGGCATGCTGCACGGCAGCGCCGCCGAGACCTACGGTTTGGTTATTGCCGAGGGGCTCTGCGCCGGCCTGCCGCTGGTGGTGCCGGATCTTGGCGGAGCCGCCGAGCTGGCGGAAACGGGCTACGCCGAACTCTACAAGGCCGGAGACAGCACCGACTGCGCCGACGCCCTGCAACGTTTCCTTTTGAGGAACCCCGAAAAGATGCAGCGCGCCGCCTGTGAAGCGTCCGGCAGGAAGGTTATTACACCTACGGAACATTTCAGGCGGCTTTTTGCCCATTATGAAACACTGCTTGAAAAGAATAAAAGAACAGCTGAAAAATGACTGACCAGACCCCCCGGCCGCTGAAGATAGACGTTCTGATGCTGGCCACGCCAAATATTGATTATTACGCCAACGAAACCAAAAGAAACTGGCGCGCCTATTGTGAGCGCCATGGCTATAATTTCATTGTCTGCGACAAACAGCTTGTGCCCGACATGCACATCAACTGGAGCATGATCGAGATGATGCGCCGGCGGTTTGGGGAAAGTGATGCAGACTGGCTGGTCAAGGTGGATGCGGACAGCATTATCATCCGCCCGGAGTTCCGGTTCGAGGATATTCTGGAGCGTTACCCGGCAAAGGACATTTATTTTCCGGCCGACATTTCCACTTACCTCGGTCTTGCCCTGCCGCTCAATCTGCGGGGCGCCCTGAAATATGGCACCCTTTTCCTGCCCAACGCCGGTTTCTGCATCATCCGAAACAACAAGCCGGGCGAGGAATTTTTCACCCGCTGGCTTGAGCTGGCCCGGGGAGAGTTGTCCCATCTGGCCGATCGTCATCCCCGCAACCAGAATGTGCTGTGGGAGGGACTGTTCCGTCAGTACCGCGATCATATCCAGCTTCTGAAAAAGGAAATTTTACGGGTTGGCGCCGCACCGTTGCTGGAAAAGTTCCTGATTTCCACCGATGACGCCTTTGTCCTGCACGACAAACAGCTGACCCTCAAATCTGCGGACCTCGGCCAGAATCGATGAACAGGGAACGACTCACAGGATTTAAGAAACTGGCGCAAAACCTGCGCACAGGACTGCAAAATCCTGCTGTCCGGCGGGCCCTGAAGATCCTGCAGTGGATCATCACCGGCCTGATCTTCCTCTATCTGATTCACCGGGTAGAACAGATCGGCTGGACCGAGATCAGGGACTCCCTGCCGTCGCATCCCGCCTTTTATATGTTATTCTTCATCATTTATCTGTGCCAGCCGGCCAGCGAGCTGATCATTTACAGGATCATCTGGAAGGTGGGCCTGTGGCGTTGTTTTCCGGTTTTTATCCGCAAGAAAATTTTCAACACCGGAGTCATGGGTTATTCCGGTGAAGCCTACCTCTGTTTCTGGGCCATTCCACGCCTGCCCCTGTCGCAGAAGGAAATTTTCTCCACCGTCAAGGACAACAATATCCTCTCGGCCCTGACCTCCAACAGCATGACGGTGTTCCTGCTGACGGTCTTTTTCCTGACCGGCCAGATAAAAGTCATCACCAACGCCGACCCTTCGGTCTCCAGCTATCTTCTGCTGGCGGCGGTGATTACCGTCATTCTGGTGCCGGTAGTGATCCGCTTCCGGCGGCATATCCTGGCCCTGCCAAAAGCGATCGTGCAGAAAGTTCTGGCCGTGCACGTCAGCCGGCTGTTTCTGGTACTCGGTCTGCAGATCCTGCAATGGTCGCTGGTCCTGCCTGAAGTCCCTGTCACCACCTGGGTGCTGCTGATCACCGCCCAGATGGTCCTCACGCGGATCCCCTTCCTGCCCAATTCAGACCTGATCTTTCTGGGGGTCTGCCTGTCGATGACCGGTTTCGTCGAGGCGCCGGAAGCCCGGGTCGCCGGCATGTTCGTTACCGCCGGCGCGCTGGGGCAATGCCTTAACCTGCTGCTTTATGCAGTGACCTCCTTCGGCAACTTCAGACCCGTCGCGCTTAGTCGGTCTTCCTGATCCAGGGTTCATAATGGGTCGGCTTTGGACCGCCTTTAGCCTTTCGCGCCCGTGCCCCGGCCACCGTTTCCAGCTTGTCCGCCGCGGCCAGGGCGGCCTTGCGGTCGACCGGGAAGGGAGCATCGAACTGATCAGGCGGCGGCATCATGTCGGCTGTATAGTAGGCAATTTTCTGCTTGGCCGGGTCAAGCTTACGGCCCACATCCAGATCGCGTTCATTGACTCCCTTGGGCGGGATGATGGCGACTTCGTCCCGGACCTCCAGATCGATCCACCATTTCTTTACAGGATTTCGTTTCCCGTGGCCCAGCAGGTCATCCATTCTGGCCGCCACCGGCGCCATAAGCGGTTTTAAGGGTTTGGCATGAATACCCAGCCAGCTGGCAATGCGGGTCAGAAGATCCCCTTCCCAGGTCACCACCTTGTTCAGCGGACAGGTTTTCATACAGCGGCCGCAGGCGGCGCCGCGCTGGTTGGTCAGCCGGTAGCGGGTGCAGCGCTCGGCATCGATTTTCCACATTTCATAGCCGTTAAACATCACCTTGTCGCCCCAGGGAATGGCGTCACAAGGACATTCGCGGGCACATTTGAAACAACTTTGACAAAAGGTCTGCAGCCCGAAATCAATTGGCTTGTCCACGCGCAAAGGCATATCCGTGGTCATCACCACCGACTTGAAGCGCGGTCCGACAAAGGGATTGAGCACCAGTTCACCGATACGGCTCAGCTCCCCGAGCCCCGCCTGGAGAATCAGGGGAATATGCAGCACGTCTGAATCCGCATTGGTCTGGGGACGGGCGGGAAAGCCGTTGCTGCGCAGGTGATCGGCCATCACGCCGGAGATTTCCGCCCCGCGCATATAGCCGCGCATGGACTGGGGCCCGGACATAAAATCATCGCCCGAGGCCCCTTCCATAGTCTCATAACCCTGATCGATCAGCATCACCACCGCATATTTATGATAGGGCGCGATCTCCCGGCCGTCCTCCTTGTGGGAAAACCAGGCGTACCTCGGGACCTCACAGATACCGACCAGATCAGCGCCGAGGAAATAGGCCAGGGACTTAAGGGCCATACTGTTCTGAAGCGGATCTTCACAACGTGCCGGTTTTTGCTCCGCCACCGGGCCCTCCTGCAGGGGCACCATGCTGCCGATGGGCCCCAGCATGGACCAGGCCAGAGGCTGCTTGAAGGCAAAACGGGCGCGCTCCCGTTGCGCCTTGTCACCAAGATCGCCGCGCAGGGCGCGTTCGAAAAAGGCCGCCCGTTTCGGCACCCGCGGGATTTCATCTTCCAGAATCAGGGTTGTCGGCTCCTCGACCCGCTGCACGTCTTCCATGGGATAGATGCTCATATGGCTCGCCCGCTTTTGCCGCCGGTCCCATTCGATGCCCGGCACCGCACCGCCAACACCCAGAAAATACCCAAGGCCACGGGCGTTTTTCAGGGCCCGGTCCGCCAGCGGCATATCCGGGGTCAATCCGTAGTCCGTGGTCACCACAGCCAGGGCGAATTTCTCCCCCAGCCACGGACTGGAAACTTTCCCGTCCCGGCGCACCACCAGCCCGGCCAGAACTGCCAGCCGGTCGGGGTCTACATCCCCCTGCTCGTCATGAACCCGGGCATTCCAGCCGTAGACATTGATCTGCCCGGCCAGACAGACGGCAATTTCCAGCGCCCTGAGCGTCGCAGCGGCATGTTCATTTCCGGCTACCCAGTCCCGGGCGATGGTTCCCTCTTCAGGGGTGCGGCCATATTTGACCAGCACCACAATGGCGTGGCTGTGGGGCAGGATTTCCGCCCCCTCATACCAGCAATTTTCACTGATCTCGCAAATGCCCATATGGCTGGCATCAAGAAAATATCCGCCGCCCTTGATATCCGCCACCAGCTTGCGGGGATCATCGGGCAGGGGCGCTTTTTTTGCCGCCGGCGGGCGCTGCTGAAAGCCGGAGAAAAGATCGTGATATTTTTGTATGGCATGGGTCAGGCTGTTTCCCGCGGCCGTTTTCCTTTCCGGCCTCTGCCGCCGGGGTGCGTCATGCTCGTGAAAAATCCTTGCTTCGTCTCGCGGCAGGCGTTCCAGGGCATAGGGACCGTAATGAAATGGTCTGTTTTTATTTGAGAAAAAAATCATCCGTAGGCCTCCCGTGCCTCATTATTTCTGATGCGGCTGATTAGCCGCCTCCTGCTCCCCTGTCTGTCCCCACAGTTTAGTACAGGGACCGGCCCCGACACCAAGATTATTTTCATTAACTCTTTGTCAGAAGGCCTTTTCACGAAATCAAAGGTGCCACTTGACCGTTTCTGCACACTCTTTCATACTGCGGCGATCAAATAATAAATGAAAAACAGTCTGTTCGGGGAATTATCATGGAATGGCTTTCTGTCCTGCCGCCGCTGGTTGCCATTGTCGTTGTCCTGTGGCGCCGGGAAGTGATCCTTGCCCTGTTCCTGGCTATTTTCTGTTCCGAAACCCTGCTGCAGGCCTCGACCGGCATACATGCCCCTTTCATGGGGTTTCTGTTCAGCATTGAACGGATCATCGCCGTCTTCCAGAATGCCGGCAATGCCCGGATCCTGATGTTCAGCCTGCTGATCGGCGCCTTTCTCGCCTATCTTCGCCATTCGGGCGGGGTCACGGCACTGGTGGAAAGGCTGGTTCATAGCGGTCTTGCCGGAAGCCGCCGGCGGGTCGGCCTGATGACCACCCTGACCGGCGTGATCCTGTTTATCGAATCCAACCTCAGCGTACTCACCGCCGGCATTCTGTCGCGGGGACTGTTTGACAAATTCGGCATGAGCCGGGCCCGGCTTGCCTATATCATCGACAGCACAAGCGCCCCGATCTGTATCCTGATCATGTTCAATGCCTGGGGCGCCTATGTGCTCGGCCTGGTCAGCGCCTATGACATCGACCAGCCGGTGAGTGTCCTGATCGGTTCCGTGCCGCTGAACTTTTATGCGCTCGTCACCTTGGCGATCGTTTTCTATACGGTGTTGCGCGACCGGGTACATGGCCCCATGGCCCGTGCCGACCTCAAGGCCGCCGAGGAAACGGAAGCCATGCCCGAGTTCGCCGCCACCCGGGCCCGCTATATGGTGATCCCGCTGGTCGTCCTGATTGGCGGTATCTTTGCCTTCATGTACTGGACCGGGAATGGCAAACTCACCGGGGGCGACGGCGCCAAATCGATCCTTTATGCCACCTTCCTGGCCACCCTTGTCGCCTATCTGATGATGCTCATGAGCCGCCGTTTCAGCCACCATGACCTGGTGAAAATCGGCTTTGAGGGCATGGGCGAGCTTCTCCAACTGGTTCTGATCGTGCTGTTTTCCCTGGCGCTCGGCGCCAGCCTGAAACTTCTGGGCACCGGAGCCTTTATTGCCGGGCTGGCCGGGGAACATGTTCCCGTTGTCCTGATTGTACCCATGCTGTTCCTCGCCGGCGCCCTGATCAGCTTTACAACCGGCACCAGCTGGGGCACTTTTGCCCTGATGATTCCCATCGGCATGCCGCTGATCCAGACCCTCGGCCTGCCACCGTCCCTGGTCCTGTCGGCAATCCTCGGCGGCGGCGTCTTCGGCGATCATTGCTCCCCCATATCCGATACCACCGCCGTCTCCTCCATTGCTGCCGGCTGTGATCTGCTGGAACATGTCAGAACCCAGCTGCCCTACGCCCTGTTGGCGGGCGGCCTGACCTTCGTCCTTTATATTCTTGCCAGTTTGATACTGATAACCTGAAGGCTCCGCATATGTCCGAGACAACTTTCTCCCATGAAAAATGGTCCTCCCGAACAACCTTCCTGATGGCCGCCATCGGCGCCGCGGTTGGCTTGGGCAACATCTGGCGTTTTCCCTTTGTCACTGGCGAATATGGCGGCGGCGCCTTCGTCCTGTTGTACCTGCTGTTCATCTTTGTCATCGGCCTGCCGCTGATCATGGCCGAGCTCGCGCTGGGGCAACATGGCAAAATGGGCGCCCTTGGCACCCTGCAGAAGCTGATCCGGGAAAACCGGCTACACAGTTTCTGGAAGATCATCGGCTGGTTCAGCATCCTGGTGCCCTTGTTGGCGCTGACCTATTACAGCGTCGTCGCCGGCTGGTCCATGGCCTATGTGTTCAAGGCCGCGACCGGCGTCCTTAACCAGACAGATGCGGCCGGTTTCGGAGCCATCTTCGGCAATCACCTGGGCTCTTTTGGCGAACTCACTTTGTGGCACAGTCTCTATATCCTTGGTATCGTCCTTGTGGTCTCAAGCGGCGTTCGTCACGGGCTGGAAACCACCATCAAATTCATGATGCCGTCGCTTTTCCTGATCATCCTGTTCCTGGCGATCTATGACATGATAATCGGCGATGCCACCCGGACCATAGAGTTTCTCTTTTCTGCTGATTTTTCAAAACTTGATGGCAAGGCGGTCCTGGCCGCGCTCGGCCAGGCCTTTTTCTCACTGGCGGTCGGGGTCGGCGCCCTGATCACTTACGGCGCCTACCTGCCCGACGGGATCAGACTGCCGCGGGCCGCTTTTATCATTGCCGGATCGGACACGGCCGTGGCGCTGCTGGCCAGTCTCGCCATTTTCCCCATCGTGTTCGGCTTTGACATGCCGCTGACCGGCGATCCGGGCATGATGTTTGTGACCCTGCCGCTGGCCTTCAGCCAGATGCCCGGCGGCGCAGTCATCGCCGTCCTGTTTTTCCTGCTGTTGTCTTTTGCCGCCTTTACCTCCTCCATCGCCATGCTGGAGCCCTGCATTGCCTGGCTTGAGGACAAGGGACTGCCCCGGCGGCGGATGAGCTGGCTGGTGGGTCTTGTGTGCTGGGCCGTCGGTCTGTTGATGGTCGGCGCCTTCAATGAATGGAAAGACTTCCATCCGCTCGGTTTCTTCGCTTTTTTCGAAGGCAAGAATATCTTTGATGTGACCGACTTCTTTGTCGCCAACATCTTCCTGCCGCTGAATGCCCTGCTGATGGCAATCTTTGTCAGCTGGTTCGTGTCCAGCCAGTTGATGAAAGAACAGCTTGCGATCAGGTCAGATCTTCTGTTTTCCCTGTGGCGGACACTGGTGCGCTTTGTCGCCCCGGTGGCCATTGCGGTCATCCTGGTCAACCAGGTGACCGGCTAGTTGACGGAAGCTATGAGGGCCTTCCCTCCGGAAAGTTGTCCGATTCACCGGATATTTACACTTTCCCGCTATAATTGTCTGATAACAAACAGACTCCTTGAAAAGTTGGCTCATACATATAGTATGAACGACAAAGAGGGTGATAACTCGGCTCGGACGCCAAAAAAATAAACCGGTTGCAGATCCCATGAACCCAGTAAATACCTCAGGCCAGGAAAGACGCATCACTTTTCAGCTCTATGATCAGTGGGAAAAGCTGGCCGGTGAGCGGGAAATGCCGTCACTGCGTGAATTGGCCCCCTCCGATATTGCCCCCTACAAGGACCAGATGGTTCTTATCGATATTCGCGACCGGAACCAGGAACCAACCCTGCAGGTCATCGGCCATGCCCTGAAGGAAGATCTGGAAGAGGATCTGACCGGCAAAAATTTAAGCGATATTCCGCGCCGGACAATGATCAGCCGCATCACCGACCACTATCTGGAGGTTTTTGCTAACCGCACGCCAATTTCCTTTGAAGCGGAATTCGTCAACAAGGAAAAGGAACGCGCCCTGTACCGGGGAATTCTGTTGCCTTTTAGCGATGGCGGCGAAGAAATTAATTTCATCCTTGGCGCCGTACGCTGGGTTCTTGAAAAAGACCTGCCGCTTGAGGAACCGTCGGAACATATTGCTGCCCCAGCAGAAGACAGCCCGGCTGAGAACTTCCCGACAGAAGACACCCCGACCGAAATCGAGCAACCATCATCCCGTCCGGCCGTGCCGCTCGACCAGCAGATGCAGGAATGCCGCCGGCTGATCCAGGGGGAGAGTGCCAGCGACAGCCGGTCCCGGAAATCCCTGTACCGCGCACTGGCCGCCATCCTTGACTTTTACATCGATACCGGCGCCGCTCCGGACGACTATCACCAGCTGTTGCAACAGGAAGGCCTGAAGGTCCAGAAACGGGCCCCGATCACGCCGGTGCTGAAACTTTGTTTCGGCGCAGATTACGACAAAACACGGCTGACGGAATATGCCGCAGCCCTTGATCACGCTCTGAAAAACGGACAGACCGGTGCAACGTTACAGGCTTTTCTGGAAAGCTTCAAAGGCGGCATCAAGGGGTGTGTCCGGGCACGGCGGGAAACAGCCGGTCATGGCCCCGGTGAAACCGCAAAGAATTCACTTGAAGAGGCCGAAAAAATAGTTAAAAACATGCCGATAATAACCGGCTTCGACCTGACAGAGAATTTTCTGACAGAAGATCAGGCGGATCCGGAAAAAGAAGAAATTTGTTTGATATTGGGTAAGCGAAAAGGAACGTCTGTGGAGGTCATCAAATTGCTCGGAGAAGATGAACGGATTCTTTCGTCCATTCTGAAGCGAGTGGCCAGAGACCAGCACTGATTTTTCTTTTTACAGAATTAACAACCGGCTCCGGCACCTGTTCGGGATCATTTCCGATTCCTGACGCCGAAAGAGAGACCGGTAAGATCAAGAGGATTGATTGTGAACAGCTGGGCACAAAAAGACAACCGCATTGAGTCCGTCGTCAGTTTCGCCACGGACCGGATGAAAAATATCGAACAGGCCGGCTTTCCGGAATTTGTTCGGCAACTCTACGAAAATGCTTCCCCCGACGACCTGATCAACCGCCCGGTTGACGAGCTTTACGGCATTGCCCTGTCGCTGTGGAAATATGGTGAGGACCGGGAACCCGGGACCACCAAACTCAGGGTCTTCAATACCACCCTCGAAGAACACGGCTGGCAATCTTCCCATACTGTCGTTCAGATCATCAATGACGACATGCCCTTCCTGCTGGATTCGATCACTTTCAATCTGCTGGAGGAAGGCTGCGACCTTCATATGTTGCTGCATCCAATCCTGAAAATCAGGCGCAATAGCGAAAACGCTCGGATCGACCGCGGCGGCAAACAGATTGTCGAGTCCATGATGCACATCGAAGTCACCGCCATGACCGACCCGGAGCAGCTGAAGGCGCTGGAACAAAAGCTTCTGCAGGTGATGAATTTCGTCACTACGGCCATCGCCGACTGGAAGCCCATTCTCGGCAAAATGCAGGACATGATCGAAAACCTGGATCAGGCCCCCAAGTCCGTGCCGCGCAGTGAAGTGGAAGAAGCCCAGAATTTCATGCGCTGGCTGGTCAACGACAATTTTACTTTTCTCGGCTACCGGGAATATGTGCACGGCTCGAAAAAAACCAGTGCTGACGATGAGCCGGGCTTCGGAATCCTGAGGGATCCGGACGTTTATGTGCTACGCGGTCCGGAGGGACTGGTGCCCGTCAATCCGGAAATCGAACATTTTATGGACCAGCCGCAGGTGATGCTGGTCACCAAGGCCAATGTGAAATCCCTGGTGCACCGGGTGGTCCATCTGGACTATATCGGTTTCAAGAAATATGATAAAAAAGGCAAGGTCATCCGCGAAGCCCGTTTTGTCGGCCTGTTTACCTCGGATTCCTATATTGAACGGGCCCGCTCCGTTCCCTATCTCGGTCGCAAGGTGGAAAATATCATCACCCGGTCCGGTTTCCACGAAGGCAGCCACAATGCGCGAAGCATGCTGCATATCCTGGAAACCCTGCCCCGGGACGAACTGTTCCAGATCGATGAGGACCAGCTGTTTGAAACAGCCATGGGTATCCTGCATCTGCATGTGCGCCCCAAATGCCGTGCTTTCATCCGCAAGGACAAGTTCGAGCGCTATGTCTCGGCGCTGGTCTTTGTTCCCCGGGAAATTTACGATTCCACCCTGCGCGGCAAGATCGAGACCATCCTCTGCGATGCCTATAACGGTGAACTGTCCTCCCGCTATGCCCAGCTCAGCAACGACCGGTCCGCCCGCTGGCATTTCATTATCCGGACCAAGCCGGGCAATGTACCAAACCCCGATCCTGAAGATATCAACCGCCGGATCGAGGAAGTCGCCCAGCGCTGGAACGA belongs to Emcibacter sp. and includes:
- a CDS encoding glycosyltransferase translates to MKLVDIAEFYSEQGGGVRTYIHQKLQAAAELGHDCVIIAPGPENREEERPGGRIIWVEAPPIPVDKRYHLFWKSDEVFRILDREQPDVVEGSSPWRGGWIAAKWPGETVKSFFFHQDPVAVYPHTFLDGLFGSETIDRMFFWFWAYLRKLGRHFDTTIVAGDWLAQRLKKFGLDNAHAIPLGIDGTAFSPEKRSEELRQELLQKCGITDPDGKLFVSVSRHHPEKRIGCMIKAIDKVNRVRPAGLYLIGNGPSRQSVDRLARRHTGSFVAGFEKDRDRLAAILASADGMLHGSAAETYGLVIAEGLCAGLPLVVPDLGGAAELAETGYAELYKAGDSTDCADALQRFLLRNPEKMQRAACEASGRKVITPTEHFRRLFAHYETLLEKNKRTAEK
- a CDS encoding glycosyltransferase family 1 protein, with amino-acid sequence MNRNFQDPIFTGNHRSRRRRKVALFSGNYNYIKDGAALALNRLVAYLERKGFEVLVFSPTTDTPAIRDYAGTLVSVPSIPVPGRREYRIALGLTKSIRQRLDDFEPDIIHLSAPDFLGYAAQKYGREHGLPVVASFHTRYETYLQYYGFGWAEKYLLKYLRHFYQRCDHVYVPADSVGEILRENDLARDIRIWSRGVDTNLFNPEKRDLNWRQSLDIQNDEVVISFVGRLVLEKGLDVLADFSERLDRRGLAHRILIVGDGPARQKLEKMMPNAIFTGFLHKEELARAYASSDIFFNPSITEAFGNVTLEAMACGLPAICADATGSRCLVKEGETGYLIDPADREAYVDAAERLISSPNLRTVMRLAARVNALRFDWENIMQTLLGHYIEILDLPDETRDQVIPAIPIVADPLPGSLGS
- a CDS encoding Na+/H+ antiporter NhaC family protein; this encodes MEWLSVLPPLVAIVVVLWRREVILALFLAIFCSETLLQASTGIHAPFMGFLFSIERIIAVFQNAGNARILMFSLLIGAFLAYLRHSGGVTALVERLVHSGLAGSRRRVGLMTTLTGVILFIESNLSVLTAGILSRGLFDKFGMSRARLAYIIDSTSAPICILIMFNAWGAYVLGLVSAYDIDQPVSVLIGSVPLNFYALVTLAIVFYTVLRDRVHGPMARADLKAAEETEAMPEFAATRARYMVIPLVVLIGGIFAFMYWTGNGKLTGGDGAKSILYATFLATLVAYLMMLMSRRFSHHDLVKIGFEGMGELLQLVLIVLFSLALGASLKLLGTGAFIAGLAGEHVPVVLIVPMLFLAGALISFTTGTSWGTFALMIPIGMPLIQTLGLPPSLVLSAILGGGVFGDHCSPISDTTAVSSIAAGCDLLEHVRTQLPYALLAGGLTFVLYILASLILIT
- a CDS encoding PAS domain-containing protein, which produces MNPVNTSGQERRITFQLYDQWEKLAGEREMPSLRELAPSDIAPYKDQMVLIDIRDRNQEPTLQVIGHALKEDLEEDLTGKNLSDIPRRTMISRITDHYLEVFANRTPISFEAEFVNKEKERALYRGILLPFSDGGEEINFILGAVRWVLEKDLPLEEPSEHIAAPAEDSPAENFPTEDTPTEIEQPSSRPAVPLDQQMQECRRLIQGESASDSRSRKSLYRALAAILDFYIDTGAAPDDYHQLLQQEGLKVQKRAPITPVLKLCFGADYDKTRLTEYAAALDHALKNGQTGATLQAFLESFKGGIKGCVRARRETAGHGPGETAKNSLEEAEKIVKNMPIITGFDLTENFLTEDQADPEKEEICLILGKRKGTSVEVIKLLGEDERILSSILKRVARDQH
- a CDS encoding sodium-dependent transporter; translation: MSETTFSHEKWSSRTTFLMAAIGAAVGLGNIWRFPFVTGEYGGGAFVLLYLLFIFVIGLPLIMAELALGQHGKMGALGTLQKLIRENRLHSFWKIIGWFSILVPLLALTYYSVVAGWSMAYVFKAATGVLNQTDAAGFGAIFGNHLGSFGELTLWHSLYILGIVLVVSSGVRHGLETTIKFMMPSLFLIILFLAIYDMIIGDATRTIEFLFSADFSKLDGKAVLAALGQAFFSLAVGVGALITYGAYLPDGIRLPRAAFIIAGSDTAVALLASLAIFPIVFGFDMPLTGDPGMMFVTLPLAFSQMPGGAVIAVLFFLLLSFAAFTSSIAMLEPCIAWLEDKGLPRRRMSWLVGLVCWAVGLLMVGAFNEWKDFHPLGFFAFFEGKNIFDVTDFFVANIFLPLNALLMAIFVSWFVSSQLMKEQLAIRSDLLFSLWRTLVRFVAPVAIAVILVNQVTG